A single window of Anopheles moucheti chromosome 2, idAnoMoucSN_F20_07, whole genome shotgun sequence DNA harbors:
- the LOC128299478 gene encoding sodium/hydrogen exchanger 9B2 isoform X1 — translation MPHPLTPPRIYITSVEEGTVEDTRKDGGSVAAVEQLNSGASSGVIPSIDLAMALSKQQILNTASNDGALPLTSVSDSEWHPVRAVSGDGGGNGVPQLYTRPVSEATPIPSIARKCPALERNWPITSQPVALLIVFGLLWAVAYAILPTELSHPAGGLMRLVFLFVGAQACGILVSLTGLPDMLGMLFWGVLYANVGWADFTGYERVEVFLREMALVNIMLLAGLGLDYTALRSLFRFIMQLTLVPTVAEVVAVTVLSHYLLALPWLWGVLLGLVVTAISPNVVVTVLLRLKEERLGLNKGIHTLIIAMTSCNDVLAIFLFGVILGVIFSTGDLTSQILQGPIGIVIGLVYGSLCGLALLYVPSYHAKYTNGLRFAMTALAGTLSVVGSKKVGYPSAGALGCIVTAFVAGTGWRKRPPTECNEVSMYLDLLWKFLKPVSFSLIGKEVNFSVLEGETVLYGAITLLAAVLLRLGFSYLSAMGSELNWKEKAYVTLSGFPKATVQAALGPAALDLARSLNATEEYARAQTVLIVTVLAIILTAPLGALLMIKLAPRWLKRSTDDRTDQYQ, via the exons ATGCCGCATCCATTGACTCCACCGAGAA TTTACATCACATCCGTGGAGGAAGGCACCGTGGAAGATACGCGCAAGGACGGTGGGTCGGTAGCGGCAGTCGAGCAACTGAACAGTGGTGCATCATCGGGAGTGATTCCGTCGATTGACTTGGCCATggcattaagcaaacaacaaatctTGAACACAGCGAGCAACGATGGTGCGCTGCCTCTGACCAGCGTTAGTGACAGCGAATGGCATCCGGTGCGGGCAGTCTCCGGAGATGGTGGCGGGAATGGAGTGCCCCAGCTGTACACGCGCCCTGTCAGTGAGGCGACGCCGATTCCATCGATAGCTCGCAA ATGTCCCGCGTTGGAGCGTAACTGGCCCATCACGTCGCAACCGGTCGCATTGTTGATCGTATTTGGCCTTCTGTGGGCCGTAGCGTACGCCATCCTACCGACCGAACTGTCCCATCCTGCCGGCGGCCTGATGCGACTCGTGTTTCTGTTCGTCGGTGCCCAGGCCTGCGGCATTCTCGTTTCGCTCACCGGACTACCGGACATGCTCGGTATGCTGTTTTGGGGCGTACTGTACGCCAACGTAGGCTGGGCCGACTTTACCGGATACGAGCGGGTCGAGGTGTTTCTGCGCGAGATGGCGCTCGTCAACATAATGCTGCTGGCCGGGCTGGGGCTGGACTACACCGCCCTACGGAGTCTGTTTCGCTTCATCATGCAGCTCACACTGGTGCCGACCGTGGCAGAGGTTGTGGCCGTCACGGTGCTTTCACATTACCTTCTCGCTTTACCGTGGCTTTGGGGTGTTTTGCTCGG CCTGGTCGTAACTGCCATCTCGCCGAACGTCGTCGTTACCGTGCTGCTGCGGCTGAAGGAGGAACGACTCGGCCTGAATAAAGGAATTCACACATTAATCATCGCCATGACAAGCTGTAATGATGTTCTGGCAATTTTCCTGTTCGGCGTCATTCTGGGTGTGATATTTTCCACCG GCGATCTCACCAGCCAGATCCTGCAGGGACCGATCGGTATCGTAATTGGGCTCGTCTACGGGAGTCTGTGCGGTCTGGCGCTGCTGTACGTGCCCTCTTATCACGCG AAATACACCAACGGGTTGCGGTTTGCAATGACTGCCCTGGCCGGTACGCTGTCGGTGGTGGGAAGCAAAAAGGTGGGCTACCCTTCGGCAGGTGCGCTCGGTTGCATCGTGACGGCGTTTGTTGCCGGCACGGGATGGCGCAAACGGCCCCCGACTGAGTGCAACGAGGTGAGCATGTATTTGGATCTGCTGTGGAAATTTCTGAAGCCGGTATCGTTTTCCTTGATCGGGAAAGAGGTGAACTTTTCGGTGCTGGAAGGCGAAACGGTCCTGTACGGTGCGATCACGCTGCTTGCGGCGGTGCTG CTGCGATTGGGTTTCTCCTATCTTTCTGCGATGGGCAGTGAGCTAAACTGGAAGGAAAAGGCGTACGTCACGCTATCGGGGTTTCCCAAGGCTACCGTGCAAGCTGCGCTGGGACCGGCCGCTCTGGATCTTGCCCGTAGTCTAAATGCAACGGAGGAGTACGCGCGGGCACAAACCGTACTGATCGTAACGGTGCTGGCAATTATTCTGACTGCTCCGCTTGGTGCGTTACTGATGATCAAGTTGGCTCCGCGCTGGTTAAAACGATCAACGGATGACCGGACGGACCAATACCAATAA
- the LOC128299485 gene encoding uncharacterized protein LOC128299485 isoform X2, with protein MATVKSATQRPLNEKAEEGLELPSRIVKPPPLPSIPEVQQLTGPRENRDQLRHCFVPADTNGCLGLHLSRTPWDPYPWVSGVVEGSCADTAGVRIGDCVLEANGEDLLGLKVIDIAKRVRGRKISHTNPAGVGLLLWNSGFEKNNLNPQSLSRFANCLQGITGLLECPICLEIIRPPSWQCNHGHLICSGCRSRTTKCPICREVLGRGRCIVADKLFHYLVQTLGREDQHQYTALDPKSQDAAHNQQHRQANISGRLPLVRREHQHRPSQHRPQPAHQFTHKHAFKLKANIGPNDTPASVLPSQVTTAASSVPVTYHCPSGQPCARMKKQHDILIHLQKAHQTSVVQYYVTADDTVDVTLVDGGNSLACVVLLPTQPFKGNHMFFVTKFRRLEEPNDTLCWMWHLGEEHESGQFQVQLFPIATDDRLPVTGGSWQGKPVPLVWSCQEILRSRQYFRINQDIRRMRVCVRVYETHGSINA; from the exons ATGGCCACCGTCAAATCTGCCACCCAGCGACCGTTGAACGAGAAGGCGGAAGAGGGATTGGAACTGCCATCGCGAATAGTTAAACCACCGCCCTTGCCGTCTATTCCTGAGGTGCAACAGTTGACTGGACCGCGTGAAAATCGTGACCAACTCCGCCATTGCTTCGTACCAGCCGATACGAACGGTTGTCTTGGGTTGCATCTCAGTCGCACTCCCTGGGATCCGTATCCGTGGGTGAGCGGTGTCGTAGAAGGGTCCTGTGCGGATACGGCCGGCGTACGGATCGGTGACTGTGTGCTCGAAGCGAACGGAGAGGATCTGCTCGGCCTGAAGGTGATCGACATCGCCAAACGGGTCCGTGGTCGAAAAATTTCCCACACGAATCCTGCCGGCGTTGGATTGTTGCTGTGGAATTCGGGCTTTGAGAAAAAT AACCTTAACCCACAGTCATTGTCACGATTTGCCAATTGTCTGCAAGGCATTACCGGGCTGCTCGAGTGTCCAATCTGTTTGGAGATCATACGACCACCTTCGTGGCAATGTAACCATGGGCATCTGATCTGCTCTGGCTGTCGCTCCAGGACAACCAAGTGTCCGATATGTCGGGAAGTGCTGGGCCGTGGTCGATGCATCGTAGCGGACAAGCTGTTCCATTATCTGGTGCAAACCTTGGGCCGTGAAG ACCAGCATCAGTACACGGCATTGGATCCGAAATCACAGGACGCAGCACACAACCAGCAGCATCGTCAAGCAAACATCTCCGGACGGCTTCCGCTGGTGCGCCGGGAGCACCAACATCGTCCATCGCAGCACCGACCACAGCCAGCGCATCAGTTCACGCACAAGCACGCATTCAAATTGAAAGCAAACATCGGCCCTAATGACACACCGGCATCAGTACTTCCATCCCAGGTGACGACAGCAGCGTCCAGCGTACCGGTCACGTACCACTGCCCTTCCGGTCAGCCTTGTGCGCGGATGAAAAAACAACATGACATCCTGATTCACCTACAAAAAGCACACCAAACCAGCGTTGTGCAGTACTACGTCACGGCAGACGACACGGTGGACGTCACGCTGGTCGATGGCGGCAATTCGTTGGCCTGCGTGGTCTTACTGCCGACCCAACCGTTCAAGGGCAATCACATGTTCTTCGTGACAAAGTTTCGCCGCCTGGAGGAACCGAACGATACGCTCTGCTGGATGTGGCACTTGGGCGAGGAACACGAGAGTGGCCAGTTCCAGGTGCAGCTGTTTCCCATCGCAACAGATGATCGGCTGCCGGTGACGGGTGGGTCCTGGCAGGGAAAACCGGTTCCGCTCGTGTGGAGTTGTCAGGAGATTCTCCGGAGCAGACAGTATTTCCGAATAAATCAGGACATTCGTCGAATGCGCGTTTGCGTACGTGTGTACGAGACCCATGGCTCCATCAATGCGTAA
- the LOC128299485 gene encoding uncharacterized protein LOC128299485 isoform X1, protein MATVKSATQRPLNEKAEEGLELPSRIVKPPPLPSIPEVQQLTGPRENRDQLRHCFVPADTNGCLGLHLSRTPWDPYPWVSGVVEGSCADTAGVRIGDCVLEANGEDLLGLKVIDIAKRVRGRKISHTNPAGVGLLLWNSGFEKNNLNPQSLSRFANCLQGITGLLECPICLEIIRPPSWQCNHGHLICSGCRSRTTKCPICREVLGRGRCIVADKLFHYLVQTLGREGADQHQYTALDPKSQDAAHNQQHRQANISGRLPLVRREHQHRPSQHRPQPAHQFTHKHAFKLKANIGPNDTPASVLPSQVTTAASSVPVTYHCPSGQPCARMKKQHDILIHLQKAHQTSVVQYYVTADDTVDVTLVDGGNSLACVVLLPTQPFKGNHMFFVTKFRRLEEPNDTLCWMWHLGEEHESGQFQVQLFPIATDDRLPVTGGSWQGKPVPLVWSCQEILRSRQYFRINQDIRRMRVCVRVYETHGSINA, encoded by the exons ATGGCCACCGTCAAATCTGCCACCCAGCGACCGTTGAACGAGAAGGCGGAAGAGGGATTGGAACTGCCATCGCGAATAGTTAAACCACCGCCCTTGCCGTCTATTCCTGAGGTGCAACAGTTGACTGGACCGCGTGAAAATCGTGACCAACTCCGCCATTGCTTCGTACCAGCCGATACGAACGGTTGTCTTGGGTTGCATCTCAGTCGCACTCCCTGGGATCCGTATCCGTGGGTGAGCGGTGTCGTAGAAGGGTCCTGTGCGGATACGGCCGGCGTACGGATCGGTGACTGTGTGCTCGAAGCGAACGGAGAGGATCTGCTCGGCCTGAAGGTGATCGACATCGCCAAACGGGTCCGTGGTCGAAAAATTTCCCACACGAATCCTGCCGGCGTTGGATTGTTGCTGTGGAATTCGGGCTTTGAGAAAAAT AACCTTAACCCACAGTCATTGTCACGATTTGCCAATTGTCTGCAAGGCATTACCGGGCTGCTCGAGTGTCCAATCTGTTTGGAGATCATACGACCACCTTCGTGGCAATGTAACCATGGGCATCTGATCTGCTCTGGCTGTCGCTCCAGGACAACCAAGTGTCCGATATGTCGGGAAGTGCTGGGCCGTGGTCGATGCATCGTAGCGGACAAGCTGTTCCATTATCTGGTGCAAACCTTGGGCCGTGAAG GAGCAGACCAGCATCAGTACACGGCATTGGATCCGAAATCACAGGACGCAGCACACAACCAGCAGCATCGTCAAGCAAACATCTCCGGACGGCTTCCGCTGGTGCGCCGGGAGCACCAACATCGTCCATCGCAGCACCGACCACAGCCAGCGCATCAGTTCACGCACAAGCACGCATTCAAATTGAAAGCAAACATCGGCCCTAATGACACACCGGCATCAGTACTTCCATCCCAGGTGACGACAGCAGCGTCCAGCGTACCGGTCACGTACCACTGCCCTTCCGGTCAGCCTTGTGCGCGGATGAAAAAACAACATGACATCCTGATTCACCTACAAAAAGCACACCAAACCAGCGTTGTGCAGTACTACGTCACGGCAGACGACACGGTGGACGTCACGCTGGTCGATGGCGGCAATTCGTTGGCCTGCGTGGTCTTACTGCCGACCCAACCGTTCAAGGGCAATCACATGTTCTTCGTGACAAAGTTTCGCCGCCTGGAGGAACCGAACGATACGCTCTGCTGGATGTGGCACTTGGGCGAGGAACACGAGAGTGGCCAGTTCCAGGTGCAGCTGTTTCCCATCGCAACAGATGATCGGCTGCCGGTGACGGGTGGGTCCTGGCAGGGAAAACCGGTTCCGCTCGTGTGGAGTTGTCAGGAGATTCTCCGGAGCAGACAGTATTTCCGAATAAATCAGGACATTCGTCGAATGCGCGTTTGCGTACGTGTGTACGAGACCCATGGCTCCATCAATGCGTAA
- the LOC128299478 gene encoding sodium/hydrogen exchanger 9B2 isoform X2 produces the protein MALSKQQILNTASNDGALPLTSVSDSEWHPVRAVSGDGGGNGVPQLYTRPVSEATPIPSIARKCPALERNWPITSQPVALLIVFGLLWAVAYAILPTELSHPAGGLMRLVFLFVGAQACGILVSLTGLPDMLGMLFWGVLYANVGWADFTGYERVEVFLREMALVNIMLLAGLGLDYTALRSLFRFIMQLTLVPTVAEVVAVTVLSHYLLALPWLWGVLLGLVVTAISPNVVVTVLLRLKEERLGLNKGIHTLIIAMTSCNDVLAIFLFGVILGVIFSTGDLTSQILQGPIGIVIGLVYGSLCGLALLYVPSYHAKYTNGLRFAMTALAGTLSVVGSKKVGYPSAGALGCIVTAFVAGTGWRKRPPTECNEVSMYLDLLWKFLKPVSFSLIGKEVNFSVLEGETVLYGAITLLAAVLLRLGFSYLSAMGSELNWKEKAYVTLSGFPKATVQAALGPAALDLARSLNATEEYARAQTVLIVTVLAIILTAPLGALLMIKLAPRWLKRSTDDRTDQYQ, from the exons ATggcattaagcaaacaacaaatctTGAACACAGCGAGCAACGATGGTGCGCTGCCTCTGACCAGCGTTAGTGACAGCGAATGGCATCCGGTGCGGGCAGTCTCCGGAGATGGTGGCGGGAATGGAGTGCCCCAGCTGTACACGCGCCCTGTCAGTGAGGCGACGCCGATTCCATCGATAGCTCGCAA ATGTCCCGCGTTGGAGCGTAACTGGCCCATCACGTCGCAACCGGTCGCATTGTTGATCGTATTTGGCCTTCTGTGGGCCGTAGCGTACGCCATCCTACCGACCGAACTGTCCCATCCTGCCGGCGGCCTGATGCGACTCGTGTTTCTGTTCGTCGGTGCCCAGGCCTGCGGCATTCTCGTTTCGCTCACCGGACTACCGGACATGCTCGGTATGCTGTTTTGGGGCGTACTGTACGCCAACGTAGGCTGGGCCGACTTTACCGGATACGAGCGGGTCGAGGTGTTTCTGCGCGAGATGGCGCTCGTCAACATAATGCTGCTGGCCGGGCTGGGGCTGGACTACACCGCCCTACGGAGTCTGTTTCGCTTCATCATGCAGCTCACACTGGTGCCGACCGTGGCAGAGGTTGTGGCCGTCACGGTGCTTTCACATTACCTTCTCGCTTTACCGTGGCTTTGGGGTGTTTTGCTCGG CCTGGTCGTAACTGCCATCTCGCCGAACGTCGTCGTTACCGTGCTGCTGCGGCTGAAGGAGGAACGACTCGGCCTGAATAAAGGAATTCACACATTAATCATCGCCATGACAAGCTGTAATGATGTTCTGGCAATTTTCCTGTTCGGCGTCATTCTGGGTGTGATATTTTCCACCG GCGATCTCACCAGCCAGATCCTGCAGGGACCGATCGGTATCGTAATTGGGCTCGTCTACGGGAGTCTGTGCGGTCTGGCGCTGCTGTACGTGCCCTCTTATCACGCG AAATACACCAACGGGTTGCGGTTTGCAATGACTGCCCTGGCCGGTACGCTGTCGGTGGTGGGAAGCAAAAAGGTGGGCTACCCTTCGGCAGGTGCGCTCGGTTGCATCGTGACGGCGTTTGTTGCCGGCACGGGATGGCGCAAACGGCCCCCGACTGAGTGCAACGAGGTGAGCATGTATTTGGATCTGCTGTGGAAATTTCTGAAGCCGGTATCGTTTTCCTTGATCGGGAAAGAGGTGAACTTTTCGGTGCTGGAAGGCGAAACGGTCCTGTACGGTGCGATCACGCTGCTTGCGGCGGTGCTG CTGCGATTGGGTTTCTCCTATCTTTCTGCGATGGGCAGTGAGCTAAACTGGAAGGAAAAGGCGTACGTCACGCTATCGGGGTTTCCCAAGGCTACCGTGCAAGCTGCGCTGGGACCGGCCGCTCTGGATCTTGCCCGTAGTCTAAATGCAACGGAGGAGTACGCGCGGGCACAAACCGTACTGATCGTAACGGTGCTGGCAATTATTCTGACTGCTCCGCTTGGTGCGTTACTGATGATCAAGTTGGCTCCGCGCTGGTTAAAACGATCAACGGATGACCGGACGGACCAATACCAATAA
- the LOC128299480 gene encoding uncharacterized protein LOC128299480, with translation MVETQVAPPTVNPTPATTVTTTITAVGEAEPIATSTDDHYDPSVRILHIPKQTDGSCGFHLTRSKWDPYPWVSGVDADSPAEVTGLKVGDCVLEVNNEDVLGMRIAEVAGMVRSKADIVTLLLWSTGMEPACNPESLCCGPMPINLERLTASMQTIVAALECPVCFDTIPPPVFQCQNGHLVCSRCRVRADRCAICRERYTVGRSLLAEQVYQSITEAFNLREGTDGKLRERLFGARCTRQPKRATSCDRKKSPYGSDSHLVATGRPIHSHTHKFLARIMGKASSVDNLSKHHSPHTQPPDVVGDLQGSKAKSLSLSSSEIFRRDNSVSVLRCPSANRLAPELSGSYNSLTIRRPTSSMSCNVSVESLSSIPENGIHLTVPVRPAQMSYHCPCGEYCSDLIAAPELQEHVTVHHRTPVISFGTASAEISLPPRTPVDNACLLLLLDGHKFWLKLISDTSTVGDIFLSALLEGSTEQSKNYALEVIIRKEGFDHILGKELISRSEVYSMVDKSWNDLVNTKSGVFYTGVCIRATFSPDTEILLKASIKRIADL, from the exons ATGGTGGAAACACAGGTCGCTCCACCAACCGTGAACCCCACACCGGCGACAACGGTGACCACCACCATTACGGCGGTGGGCGAAGCGGAACCAATTGCTACGTCGACCGACGATCATTACGATCCATCCGTCCGGATATTGCACATACCGAAACAGACCGACGGATCCTGCGGATTTCATCTAACCCGCAGCAAATGGGATCCGTATCCTTGG GTGAGCGGTGTGGATGCAGACTCACCGGCCGAGGTGACCGGGTTGAAGGTTGGCGACTGCGTGTTGGAG GTTAACAACGAAGATGTCCTTGGAATGCGCATCGCAGAGGTGGCCGGTATGGTCCGCTCCAAGGCGGACATTGtgacgctgctgctgtggaGCACCGGGATGGAACCGGCCTGCAATCCGGAGTCGCTATGCTGCGGCCCGATGCCGATCAATCTCGAACGGCTCACGGCAAGCATGCAGACGATCGTCGCCGCGCTCGAGTGTCCCGTCTGCTTCGACACGATCCCGCCGCCCGTGTTTCAGTGCCAGAACGGGCATCTGGTGTGTTCCCGGTGCCGTGTGCGTGCGGACCGCTGTGCCATCTGCCGCGAACGGTACACGGTCGGTCGCTCGCTGCTAGCGGAGCAGGTCTATCAATCCATCACGGAGGCGTTCAATCTGCGCGAGGGCACGGATGGCAAGCTGCGCGAACGTCTGTTCGGGGCGCGATGCACCCGGCAACCGAAGCGGGCCACCTCGTGCGACAGAAAGAAGAGCCCGTACGGCAGTGACAGCCATCTGGTGGCCACCGGACGGCCAATAcactcgcacacgcacaaGTTCCTCGCGCGCATTATGGGCAAGGCCAGCTCGGTGGACAACCTCAGCAAGCACCACAGCCCGCACACACAGCCACCGGATGTGGTGGGCGATCTGCAGGGCTCGAAGGCGAAGTCGTTGTCGCTGTCATCGAGCGAGATATTCAG GCGTGATAACTCAGTGTCGGTGCTTCGTTGTCCGTCGGCGAACCGATTGGCACCGGAGCTGTCCGGGTCGTACAACAGTCTTACCATCCGTCGACCGACCTCGTCGATGTCGTGCAACGTTTCGGTGGAGAGTTTGAGCAGCATTCCGGAGAACGGTATCCATCTGACCGTGCCGGTGCGTCCGGCACAGATGTCATACCATTGCCCCTGTGGCGAATACTGTAGTGATTTAATTGCCG CGCCAGAACTACAAGAACATGTAACCGTGCATCATCGTACGCCGGTCATATCGTTCGGCACGGCCTCGGCCGAAATATCGCTCCCACCGAGAACGCCCGTCGATAATGCCtgtctgctgttgctgctggatgGACATAAATTTTGGTTAAAGCTAATCTCCGACACAAG CACCGTTGGTGACATCTTTCTGTCCGCATTGCTGGAGGGCAGCAcggaacaaagcaaaaactatGCGCTGGAGGTCATTATCCGTAAGGAAGGGTTCGACCATATTCTTGGCAAGGAGCTCATCTCCCGTTCCGAGGTGTACTCGATGGTGGACAAATCGTGGAACGATCTGGTCAATACGAAGTCGGGCGTCTTCTATACGGGCGTTTGCATACGGGCTACCTTTAGCCCCGATACGGAAATCTTGCTCAAAGCCTCCATCAAACGGATTGCAGATCTTTGA